GTGTTGCCGCACCCCCACGCTTAGGACTTTTATTCTGGCTCTGTACTTGGGTCTCCAGGTGTCTACTGCCCGATGTCACGCCTGTGAAGGATCTTCCCTGCGAGCACCGCCGTCTCGATGACTCCCTTTATGACGAACGccacctcgccgacgccgcacTTGTTCCCCGGGAACGTCGGCCCCGCCGTGCTCACCCCGTCCAGGCAGCTCAGCAGGTTCTCGTTGCACTTGGTGCTCAGGTAGTCATCTGCACACACACAAGAAGACGTCGACACATGTACACCGGAATCATTAATTCATCGGTCGGTGGAGCTGAACCGGCAGGTTTTCGTACGCACAGATGAGTGCGCGAGTGGAGGAATCATTGTCGGAAACAATTCCCGATCGTTCGTGCTAGTGATTTGATTCATGTGGTTGATTTCTGGGTTAAAAGCCAACAATCATTCCTAGTCGTGCTGGTACTACACTGGGTTTCAGGGTATGGTCTGTTAGGTGGCGCGTCGTCTCGTGAACAACTGGCTTGAGGCTGGGAGCTCTTTGTGGGACCTTTGGTTGAGATGTCAAACGAGAAACAAAACGTGTTTGTTCTCCTGCGGTCCTGCCCGATCTTTTCGTTTCAGATAGGagagtactactagtagtagtatGTGTGAAGAAGAGTTGAGAGACGGTACTGTTGTTGGCGTCGACGCAGTGGTCGTGGACCATGCAGCAGGCGTCCAGGGCGTCGCAGGGCTTCTCCCCGGGGCAGCCGCTGTAGAGGATTCCGCAGTATTTCCCGTACCTCATCACAGGCGCAACTTCCCGAAGAGGTCCATGCCGCGATGACGTCCCGGAAACGGAAAGCAAAGCAAATGGGTGTCAGTTAATTACTCGGCACCCCAGCCATTTTATTCAACTGAAAATAACGCAGAACTAGGTTCCGCGTAATCGATTAATAATTGC
This is a stretch of genomic DNA from Brachypodium distachyon strain Bd21 chromosome 1, Brachypodium_distachyon_v3.0, whole genome shotgun sequence. It encodes these proteins:
- the LOC100827006 gene encoding probable phospholipase A2 homolog 2, translating into MASFLVASPRCSLLLLLLLLVTASRGLKTGDLVSQGKASADCSRTCESKYCTVAPVMRYGKYCGILYSGCPGEKPCDALDACCMVHDHCVDANNNDYLSTKCNENLLSCLDGVSTAGPTFPGNKCGVGEVAFVIKGVIETAVLAGKILHRRDIGQ